A DNA window from Aureibaculum sp. 2308TA14-22 contains the following coding sequences:
- a CDS encoding exo-beta-N-acetylmuramidase NamZ family protein: protein MQVQTGLDVLSKDKNLQQKYKGNVAVLCHNASIDSEHIPAAIRFRELFGSRFIKLFGPQHGFSTDVQDNMVETDHFIHPYFNIPVYSLYSETRIPTDEMLDGIDHLFIDLQDVGCRMYTYIYTLTYILEKCGDMDIQIIVLDRPNPINGVDIEGNTLDMDFESFIGRHPIPVRHGMTIGEVALMHQKFWAKKKANLEIIRMQDWQREMFYEDTQLPWLLPSPNLPRWRSAFTFPATVIFEGTMLSEGRGTTQSLEIVGHPKIEPYSYYESHLKVSLKKSKLKGVALRPITFLPTFQKHADAVCGGFQIHITDKNSFQPWRVGQFLMRELYQHLGDDFEWKQPPYEYDYNNHPIDIINGSDKLRHWVTNNEPLEKLDTLESLEDYKQQLNEIKIY from the coding sequence ATGCAAGTACAAACTGGTCTCGACGTATTGTCAAAAGATAAAAATCTACAACAAAAATATAAAGGGAATGTGGCGGTGTTATGTCATAATGCCTCAATAGATTCGGAACATATACCCGCCGCAATTAGATTTAGAGAACTATTTGGCTCAAGATTTATAAAACTGTTTGGGCCTCAACATGGTTTTTCAACCGATGTTCAGGATAATATGGTGGAGACAGATCATTTTATTCATCCTTATTTTAATATTCCAGTGTATTCATTGTATTCGGAAACTCGTATTCCGACCGATGAAATGTTGGATGGAATAGATCATTTGTTTATCGACCTACAAGACGTAGGCTGTAGAATGTACACTTACATTTACACACTTACCTACATTTTAGAAAAATGTGGAGATATGGATATTCAAATTATTGTATTGGATAGACCAAACCCGATTAATGGAGTTGATATAGAAGGCAATACATTGGATATGGATTTTGAATCTTTTATAGGGAGACACCCAATTCCAGTAAGGCATGGAATGACCATCGGAGAAGTTGCTTTAATGCACCAGAAATTTTGGGCAAAAAAGAAAGCAAATCTAGAAATAATAAGGATGCAGGATTGGCAACGCGAAATGTTTTATGAAGATACTCAGCTTCCTTGGTTGTTGCCTTCACCCAATTTACCACGTTGGCGTAGTGCATTTACTTTCCCAGCAACGGTTATTTTTGAAGGCACTATGCTAAGTGAGGGTAGGGGAACCACCCAATCGTTGGAAATCGTTGGACATCCAAAAATAGAACCGTATTCATATTACGAAAGCCATTTAAAAGTCAGCCTTAAAAAATCAAAACTAAAAGGGGTTGCTCTCAGACCTATTACTTTTTTACCTACTTTTCAAAAACACGCTGATGCCGTATGTGGTGGTTTTCAAATTCATATAACAGATAAGAATAGTTTTCAACCTTGGCGTGTTGGTCAGTTTTTGATGCGAGAATTGTATCAGCATTTGGGCGATGATTTTGAATGGAAACAACCTCCTTATGAGTATGACTACAACAACCATCCTATAGATATAATAAACGGTTCAGACAAGTTAAGACATTGGGTAACCAATAACGAACCACTTGAAAAATTAGATACGTTAGAAAGTTTAGAAGATTACAAACAACAACTTAACGAAATAAAAATATATTAA
- a CDS encoding DUF983 domain-containing protein, translating to MFGKGTKIYSITRNKCPKCHEGNFFEDSNPLHLKKVLKTNLNCPNCNFKYEIEPSFFYGAMYVSYGLTVGMSIITFIVLYLFGLDLLTIFISIFVLLVLFTPLTLRLARLIYANIFIHYDKDFNKIESKVISHKER from the coding sequence ATGTTTGGAAAAGGAACTAAAATTTACAGCATAACTCGTAATAAATGTCCTAAATGTCATGAAGGAAATTTCTTTGAGGATAGTAATCCATTACATCTAAAAAAAGTCTTAAAAACGAACCTCAACTGCCCAAATTGCAATTTTAAATACGAAATTGAGCCTTCTTTTTTTTACGGAGCCATGTATGTTTCCTATGGATTAACTGTTGGAATGTCTATTATTACCTTTATTGTTTTATATTTATTTGGATTGGATTTACTGACCATTTTTATTAGCATATTCGTATTGCTGGTTTTATTTACACCTCTTACGCTACGATTGGCGAGATTAATTTATGCAAATATTTTTATCCATTATGATAAGGACTTTAATAAAATAGAAAGCAAAGTTATTTCACACAAAGAACGCTAA
- a CDS encoding ABC-F family ATP-binding cassette domain-containing protein, whose amino-acid sequence MLNAHNITVSFAGEDLFSGITFKLVGGDRVGLVGKNGAGKSTLLKIIAKEQKYDKGTLALEKNLKIGFLKQDIDFVFGRTVLEEAYQAFTEIKEVEKKLEEVNVALAERTDYESEGYHQLMVDLSDLTHRFELIGGYNYQGDTEKILQGLGFKREDFNQLTDTFSGGWRMRIELAKLLLQNNDILLLDEPTNHLDIESIIWLEEFLKGYPGAIMLVSHDKMFLDNVTNRTIEISLGKIYDYKYYYSKYLVQRSELKEKQLQAQKNQDKEIQRTEQLISKFRAKANKASMAQSLIKKLNKVERIEVDADDNAVMKVRFPMSVQPGKVVVEAKNVAKNYGDNQVLSNVNLLIERNSKIAFVGQNGQGKSTLAKMIVDEIPFDGNLKLGHNVQIGYFAQNQAEYLEGEKTVLQTMEDASNDGNRVKVRDMLGAFLFGGDDVEKKVKVLSGGERNRLALCKMLLSPFNMLVMDEPTNHLDIASKNVLKQALRNFEGTLILVSHDRDFLQGLTKTVYEFKESRIKEYLGDIDYYLEEHNLENLREVEKRTKEVKATTASNNAAKNDYEKDKEVKKLQNKLSKIETEIADLEREVAQIDKKLSDEKEYEKVTAQPDFFKNYQAKKDKINILMEEWENLHEVLEG is encoded by the coding sequence ATGCTTAACGCACATAATATAACAGTTTCCTTTGCGGGAGAAGATTTATTTTCAGGTATTACTTTTAAGTTGGTAGGTGGAGATAGAGTAGGGTTGGTCGGTAAAAATGGAGCAGGAAAGTCTACGCTATTAAAAATTATTGCTAAGGAACAAAAATACGATAAAGGTACATTGGCATTAGAGAAAAACCTGAAAATTGGTTTTCTAAAACAAGACATTGATTTTGTTTTTGGCAGAACGGTATTAGAGGAGGCTTATCAGGCATTTACTGAGATAAAGGAAGTTGAAAAAAAACTAGAAGAGGTAAATGTTGCATTAGCAGAAAGAACAGATTATGAAAGTGAAGGGTATCATCAATTAATGGTAGATTTAAGTGATTTAACCCATCGTTTTGAATTGATTGGTGGTTATAATTATCAAGGTGATACCGAGAAAATTTTACAAGGGTTAGGCTTTAAACGTGAAGATTTCAACCAGCTAACTGATACTTTTTCCGGTGGGTGGCGGATGCGTATCGAACTCGCAAAGCTCTTACTACAGAATAATGATATTTTATTACTTGATGAACCGACAAACCATTTAGATATTGAATCTATCATTTGGTTAGAAGAGTTTTTGAAAGGTTACCCGGGTGCTATTATGTTGGTTTCGCACGATAAAATGTTTTTAGATAATGTAACTAACAGAACTATTGAAATTTCTCTAGGTAAGATTTATGATTATAAGTATTATTATTCAAAATATTTAGTACAGCGTTCTGAACTCAAAGAAAAGCAATTACAGGCTCAAAAAAATCAAGATAAAGAAATACAGCGGACTGAGCAATTGATTTCAAAATTTAGAGCCAAAGCCAATAAGGCATCTATGGCACAATCGCTTATTAAAAAGTTAAATAAAGTAGAACGCATTGAGGTTGATGCAGATGACAATGCGGTTATGAAAGTACGTTTTCCAATGTCTGTACAACCGGGTAAGGTAGTTGTAGAAGCCAAAAATGTGGCCAAAAACTATGGTGATAATCAAGTATTAAGTAATGTAAATTTACTGATAGAACGTAATAGTAAAATTGCTTTTGTGGGTCAAAACGGACAAGGAAAGTCTACCTTGGCTAAAATGATTGTCGATGAAATTCCTTTTGATGGTAATTTAAAACTAGGCCATAATGTGCAGATCGGTTATTTTGCCCAGAACCAGGCCGAGTACCTTGAAGGAGAGAAAACAGTGTTGCAAACGATGGAAGATGCCTCTAACGATGGCAACAGAGTAAAAGTACGTGATATGCTCGGAGCTTTTTTATTTGGAGGTGATGATGTAGAAAAGAAAGTAAAAGTACTTTCTGGTGGTGAGCGTAACCGATTGGCGTTGTGCAAAATGTTACTTTCGCCGTTTAATATGTTGGTGATGGATGAGCCAACAAACCATTTAGATATTGCCTCTAAAAATGTACTAAAACAGGCTCTTAGAAATTTTGAAGGTACGCTGATTTTGGTTTCGCATGATAGGGATTTCCTTCAAGGATTAACCAAAACCGTTTACGAATTTAAGGAGAGCCGTATTAAAGAATATTTGGGCGATATTGATTATTATTTAGAAGAACATAACTTAGAAAATTTACGAGAGGTAGAGAAGCGGACTAAAGAAGTAAAAGCTACTACCGCTTCTAACAATGCTGCTAAAAATGATTATGAAAAAGACAAAGAGGTTAAAAAACTACAAAACAAGCTCTCTAAAATAGAAACTGAAATAGCTGATTTGGAAAGGGAAGTTGCCCAAATTGATAAAAAACTATCCGATGAAAAAGAATATGAAAAGGTAACCGCCCAGCCCGACTTTTTTAAGAATTACCAAGCCAAAAAAGATAAAATAAATATCTTAATGGAAGAATGGGAAAACTTACATGAGGTATTGGAAGGGTAG
- a CDS encoding DUF7103 family protein, with protein sequence MKLEIKNKYTTDDTTFLVVEQLIAGICILIPLFLYLADNNTIRESISAYVDMDNSYIYGLLLGIAAMLFIFNGALYFKTTPKPTMNYKKNRGKWYNIILGIALMGVALFPYNGKLSFLHYFFTIVFFVGSAIVIFLFQNPKHMWISRIIAILSLFGLGLCVFSNESIINLFWAEWISLVVIGLYYILESKDIVLLKRNK encoded by the coding sequence ATGAAACTCGAAATTAAAAATAAATATACTACTGACGATACTACTTTTTTAGTGGTAGAACAATTGATTGCTGGTATTTGTATTTTAATTCCGTTGTTTTTGTACCTAGCTGATAACAATACTATTAGAGAGAGTATTAGTGCTTATGTAGATATGGACAACAGTTATATTTACGGATTATTGTTGGGCATAGCCGCCATGCTGTTTATTTTTAACGGTGCTTTGTATTTTAAAACTACACCAAAGCCCACTATGAATTATAAGAAGAACAGAGGCAAATGGTATAATATTATTTTAGGCATAGCACTAATGGGTGTTGCATTGTTTCCGTACAATGGTAAGTTGTCCTTTCTGCATTATTTTTTTACCATCGTTTTTTTTGTAGGAAGTGCTATTGTTATATTCCTTTTTCAGAACCCAAAACATATGTGGATTAGCAGAATAATAGCGATACTATCATTATTTGGGTTAGGACTTTGCGTATTCAGCAACGAAAGTATTATCAACCTTTTTTGGGCAGAATGGATTTCATTAGTGGTAATTGGTCTTTATTATATTTTGGAATCTAAGGATATTGTTTTATTAAAAAGAAACAAATAA
- a CDS encoding acyl-CoA carboxylase subunit beta, translated as MDTKIEELDKRLALAYLGGGEKRIEKQHAKKKLTARERLEYLMDEGSFEEMGVMVTHRTTDFGMENEIYFGDGVVTGYGTIDGRLVYVFAQDFTVFGGALSETHAEKICKIMDQAVKVGAPCIGLNDSGGARIQEGVRSLGGYADIFHRNVQASGVIPQISAIMGPCAGGAVYSPAMTDFTLMVEDTSYMFVTGPNVVKTVTNEEVTAEELGGASTHSTKSGVTHVTSSNDIQCLEDVKTLLSYLPQSNRETTKKVPYEIGNELREHLIDLIPEDTHKPYDMKDVISGIIDKDSFFEIHKDYAENIIVGFARIAGRSIGIVANQPMQLAGCLDVNSSKKGARFTRFCDCFNIPLLVLVDVPGFLPGTDQEWNGIITNGAKLLYALSEATVPKITVITRKAYGGAYDVMNSKHIGADLNYAWPTAEIAVMGAKGAAEIIFRREIAAAENPEEKWKEKEADYADKFADPYRAARRGFIDEVIYPKNTRRKLIKGFQMLEGKQVDGPKRKHGNIPL; from the coding sequence ATGGATACAAAAATTGAAGAGCTAGATAAACGTTTAGCATTAGCATATTTAGGTGGTGGTGAAAAGCGTATTGAAAAACAACACGCTAAGAAAAAATTAACGGCTCGTGAGCGTTTAGAATATTTGATGGATGAAGGCTCTTTTGAAGAAATGGGTGTTATGGTAACACATAGAACTACCGATTTTGGAATGGAGAATGAAATTTACTTTGGTGATGGCGTTGTAACTGGATATGGCACTATTGATGGCAGGTTAGTATATGTATTTGCACAAGACTTTACAGTATTTGGCGGAGCTCTATCTGAAACTCATGCAGAAAAAATTTGCAAAATAATGGATCAGGCTGTTAAAGTTGGTGCCCCTTGTATTGGACTCAATGATTCTGGTGGAGCTAGAATTCAAGAAGGTGTGCGTTCGTTAGGTGGTTATGCAGATATTTTCCATAGAAATGTACAGGCTTCAGGTGTAATTCCACAAATTTCCGCAATTATGGGGCCTTGTGCCGGTGGTGCGGTTTATTCTCCTGCAATGACAGATTTTACGTTAATGGTTGAAGATACCAGTTATATGTTCGTTACTGGGCCTAATGTGGTAAAAACGGTAACTAATGAAGAAGTAACCGCAGAGGAATTAGGTGGTGCAAGTACGCATTCAACTAAATCGGGTGTAACTCATGTTACATCTTCAAATGATATTCAATGTTTGGAAGATGTAAAGACATTGCTGAGTTATTTACCACAAAGCAATAGAGAAACTACAAAAAAAGTTCCCTATGAAATTGGAAATGAATTAAGAGAACATTTAATTGACCTTATTCCTGAAGATACGCATAAACCTTATGATATGAAAGATGTAATTTCTGGGATTATTGATAAGGATTCTTTCTTTGAAATTCACAAAGATTATGCAGAAAACATCATTGTAGGTTTTGCAAGAATTGCCGGTAGAAGTATTGGTATCGTTGCTAATCAACCTATGCAATTAGCAGGATGTTTAGATGTTAACAGCTCAAAAAAAGGGGCACGATTTACACGTTTCTGTGATTGTTTTAATATTCCTTTATTGGTGCTGGTTGATGTACCAGGATTTTTACCGGGAACAGATCAAGAATGGAATGGTATTATTACTAACGGAGCAAAATTGCTATATGCATTAAGCGAAGCAACCGTACCTAAAATAACTGTAATTACCCGTAAAGCTTATGGTGGAGCTTACGATGTAATGAATTCTAAACATATTGGAGCGGACTTAAATTATGCATGGCCTACCGCAGAAATTGCGGTAATGGGTGCAAAAGGAGCAGCAGAAATTATTTTTAGAAGAGAAATTGCCGCTGCAGAAAATCCTGAAGAAAAATGGAAAGAAAAAGAAGCAGATTATGCTGATAAGTTTGCAGATCCATACAGAGCTGCCCGTCGTGGTTTTATTGATGAGGTTATTTATCCTAAAAACACACGTAGAAAGTTAATTAAAGGATTTCAGATGTTAGAAGGTAAACAAGTTGACGGACCTAAACGCAAACACGGAAATATTCCGTTATAA
- the accC gene encoding acetyl-CoA carboxylase biotin carboxylase subunit — MKKILVANRGEIAIRVLKTAKKMGIKTVAVYSTADRNAPHVKFADQAICIGEPPSKESYLRGDKIIEVSKKLNVDGIHPGYGFLSENADFAELAEKNNIIFIGPRSKAIKMMGDKLAAKDAVKNYDIPMVPGIDRAVTDPKEAVEIAKQIGFPILIKAAAGGGGKGMRIVEKEKDVEEQMKRAISEATSAFGDGSVFVEKYVTSPRHVEIQVMADSHGNVLHFFERECSIQRRHQKVVEEAPSAVLTPELREKMGQAAINVAKSCDYIGAGTVEFLLDADHNFYFLEMNTRLQVEHPVSEWIAGVDLVELQIRVARGEELQLKQKDLKINGHALELRVYAEDPLNDFLPSVGKLEKYQLPVGKNIRVDNGFEEGMDIPIYYDPMLSKLITYGKTREEAIELMIKAIDNYIVEGVQTTLPFGKFVCEHEAFRSGNFDTHFVKKFYSPEALKAEMEKEAKIAATLALKVYLEDQKQLKIPIH, encoded by the coding sequence ATGAAAAAAATACTAGTAGCCAACAGAGGAGAAATTGCCATTAGAGTACTAAAAACGGCAAAAAAAATGGGCATTAAAACCGTAGCGGTATATTCTACTGCCGACAGAAATGCCCCACATGTAAAATTTGCAGATCAAGCTATTTGCATTGGTGAACCCCCATCAAAAGAATCCTATTTACGAGGAGATAAAATAATTGAGGTTTCAAAAAAACTGAATGTAGATGGTATTCATCCTGGGTATGGTTTTTTAAGTGAAAATGCAGATTTTGCCGAATTAGCAGAAAAAAATAATATCATATTTATTGGCCCAAGGTCTAAAGCCATTAAAATGATGGGCGATAAATTAGCGGCTAAAGATGCTGTTAAAAATTACGATATCCCTATGGTACCGGGTATTGACAGAGCCGTAACCGACCCAAAAGAAGCTGTAGAAATTGCAAAACAAATCGGATTCCCAATTTTGATAAAAGCTGCTGCTGGAGGTGGTGGTAAAGGAATGCGTATCGTTGAAAAAGAAAAAGATGTTGAAGAACAAATGAAACGTGCTATCAGTGAGGCCACTTCTGCATTTGGTGATGGTTCAGTTTTTGTCGAAAAATACGTCACTTCTCCTAGGCATGTAGAAATTCAAGTAATGGCCGATAGCCATGGAAACGTATTACACTTCTTTGAAAGAGAATGTAGTATACAACGTCGTCATCAAAAAGTAGTTGAAGAAGCACCTTCTGCTGTTTTAACTCCAGAATTAAGAGAAAAAATGGGACAAGCGGCTATTAACGTTGCTAAATCTTGTGATTATATTGGTGCAGGTACCGTTGAATTTTTGTTGGATGCCGACCATAATTTTTATTTCTTAGAAATGAATACACGTTTACAAGTTGAACATCCCGTATCTGAATGGATTGCTGGAGTTGACCTTGTAGAATTACAAATTCGTGTAGCTCGTGGCGAAGAACTTCAACTAAAACAAAAAGACCTCAAAATTAATGGCCATGCTTTAGAGCTAAGAGTATATGCTGAAGACCCATTAAACGATTTTTTACCAAGTGTTGGTAAACTTGAGAAGTATCAATTACCAGTTGGTAAAAACATCCGTGTAGATAATGGTTTTGAAGAAGGTATGGATATTCCTATTTATTACGATCCGATGTTATCTAAATTAATAACCTACGGAAAAACACGTGAGGAAGCCATTGAGCTTATGATAAAAGCAATTGATAATTATATCGTAGAAGGTGTACAAACTACGTTACCTTTCGGGAAGTTTGTCTGTGAACACGAAGCTTTCCGCTCTGGTAATTTTGACACTCATTTTGTAAAAAAATTTTATTCGCCAGAAGCTCTGAAAGCCGAGATGGAGAAAGAAGCTAAAATTGCCGCTACACTAGCATTAAAAGTATACTTAGAAGATCAAAAGCAGTTAAAAATACCTATTCATTAA
- a CDS encoding acetyl-CoA carboxylase biotin carboxyl carrier protein subunit, producing the protein MSKTYSVKVNNTLEFNISDEDISSLDTVHLSDNQYHVLENNKPYRAELTTSNFNQKKYFVKVNNNNYDVSISNPLDVLIKEMGFALGSAKKVNSIKAPMPGLILDVQVKEGQEVKEDDTLLILEAMKMENVITSPRDGIIKSVAITKGGTVEKGALLIEFQS; encoded by the coding sequence ATGAGCAAAACCTACAGCGTAAAAGTAAACAACACTCTTGAATTTAATATTAGTGATGAAGATATTTCCTCACTAGATACAGTCCACTTGTCAGATAACCAATATCATGTGCTTGAAAATAATAAGCCTTATCGTGCTGAATTGACAACATCAAATTTCAATCAGAAAAAGTATTTTGTAAAAGTTAACAATAACAATTATGATGTATCTATTTCAAACCCATTAGATGTGTTGATTAAAGAAATGGGGTTTGCCTTGGGTTCTGCTAAAAAGGTGAATTCTATAAAAGCACCAATGCCAGGCCTAATTTTAGATGTACAGGTAAAAGAAGGTCAAGAAGTTAAAGAAGATGACACCTTGTTAATATTGGAAGCAATGAAAATGGAAAATGTAATTACTTCACCAAGAGATGGAATTATCAAATCGGTTGCTATAACCAAGGGAGGAACAGTTGAAAAAGGAGCATTATTGATTGAGTTTCAATCTTAA
- a CDS encoding M42 family metallopeptidase — MAKNSILTKKSLTFLEKYLNNASPTGYEWDGQKIWMEYLKPYVDEFITDTYGTAVGVINPKAEYKVVIEGHADEISWYVNYISDNGLIYVVRNGGSDHQIAPSKIVNIHTKKGIVKGVFGWPAIHTRNKSKEEAPKPDNIFIDCGCKTKDEVEKLGVHVGCVITYPDEFHILNKDNFVCRALDNRMGGFMIAEVARLLKENKKKLPFGLYIVNSVQEEIGLRGAQMIAERIQPNAAIVTDVTHDTTTPMIEKKKQGHCENGKGPVVAYAPAVQQKLRDLITETAEKNKIPFQRAALSRATGTDTDAFAYSNSGVASALISLPLRYMHTTVEMVHKDDVENVIKLIYESLLQIKNGETFSYFE, encoded by the coding sequence ATGGCGAAAAATAGTATCCTCACGAAAAAATCATTAACATTTTTAGAAAAATACTTGAATAATGCTTCACCCACAGGTTACGAATGGGATGGGCAAAAAATTTGGATGGAGTACCTAAAACCTTATGTTGATGAGTTTATAACTGATACTTACGGAACGGCTGTTGGTGTTATAAATCCAAAAGCTGAATACAAAGTAGTAATTGAGGGTCATGCTGATGAAATTTCTTGGTATGTAAATTATATTTCAGATAATGGTTTAATATATGTTGTCAGAAACGGAGGGTCTGATCATCAAATTGCACCGAGTAAAATTGTAAATATTCACACAAAAAAAGGCATTGTAAAAGGTGTATTTGGTTGGCCAGCTATCCATACTCGTAATAAATCGAAAGAAGAAGCTCCAAAACCTGATAATATTTTTATTGACTGTGGGTGTAAAACCAAAGATGAAGTTGAAAAATTGGGCGTACATGTAGGATGTGTCATTACTTACCCTGATGAATTTCATATCTTAAACAAAGACAACTTTGTGTGCAGAGCGTTAGACAACAGAATGGGCGGATTTATGATTGCCGAAGTTGCTCGATTATTAAAAGAGAATAAAAAGAAACTACCTTTTGGACTATATATTGTAAACTCCGTACAAGAAGAAATCGGTTTACGCGGTGCTCAAATGATAGCGGAAAGAATACAACCTAATGCGGCAATTGTTACCGATGTAACGCACGATACTACGACCCCAATGATTGAGAAAAAGAAGCAGGGACATTGTGAAAATGGCAAAGGTCCTGTTGTTGCTTACGCACCAGCGGTACAGCAAAAATTACGCGATTTAATTACCGAAACCGCCGAAAAAAATAAAATTCCTTTTCAACGTGCGGCGTTATCTCGTGCTACGGGTACGGACACAGATGCTTTTGCCTACAGTAATAGCGGCGTGGCTAGTGCATTAATTTCCTTGCCTTTACGCTATATGCATACTACCGTAGAAATGGTTCACAAAGATGATGTAGAAAATGTTATTAAATTAATTTATGAATCATTGTTGCAAATTAAGAATGGAGAAACTTTTAGCTATTTTGAATAA
- a CDS encoding DUF4294 domain-containing protein, whose product MKNFFIILFLCSSFFATSQIVKRDTIIDDKILIEGDSIMFTLDDVMVLSKLKFDSTKEQRYYYWYWKKVHNAYPFAKLAAERLLQLNKQLEKIKSTSKRKKHIKKMQKFMEDEFTDKLKKMTRTEGRILIKLIHRQTGLTTFELIKEYRSGWKAFWYNTTAGLFKLSLKSEYHPESKAIDFLIEDILQRSFLQGKLEEQEARLAIDYLEIVPKYKNIDIIEVINNRDK is encoded by the coding sequence ATGAAGAATTTTTTTATCATATTATTTTTATGCTCCTCTTTTTTTGCGACATCGCAAATTGTAAAAAGAGACACTATTATTGATGATAAAATATTGATTGAGGGAGATTCAATTATGTTTACACTAGACGATGTGATGGTCTTGAGCAAACTAAAATTTGATTCTACCAAAGAACAACGCTATTATTATTGGTACTGGAAAAAAGTACATAATGCTTATCCATTTGCCAAATTAGCTGCAGAGAGATTATTACAGTTAAATAAACAATTAGAAAAAATAAAATCTACTAGTAAACGCAAAAAGCATATTAAAAAGATGCAAAAGTTTATGGAAGATGAATTTACCGATAAGTTAAAAAAAATGACACGCACCGAGGGCAGAATACTTATCAAACTAATTCACAGGCAAACTGGGTTAACTACTTTTGAGCTGATAAAAGAATATCGTAGCGGTTGGAAAGCTTTCTGGTACAATACTACTGCGGGTTTATTTAAACTGTCTTTAAAAAGTGAATATCACCCTGAAAGTAAGGCTATTGATTTTTTAATTGAAGATATTTTACAACGCTCTTTTTTGCAAGGTAAGCTTGAAGAACAGGAAGCGAGATTGGCAATTGACTATCTTGAAATAGTACCTAAGTATAAAAATATCGACATTATTGAAGTTATCAATAATAGAGATAAATAG
- a CDS encoding porin, whose translation MKPVITFLLFTFSSILLYAQSNNKLKLNFDESGNSYIKANIASQLWLRYAEMNPGTTINDAEIKNTYEVSMRRLRIGISAQLTPKLLIVSSFGGNNLNYNTDKTFQFKVLDLYAEYKFSDAIKVGIGKSGHQGLSRVDSRSFKSLLTLDAPIFSLSTVNKIDDEARNLGLFAKGQIGKVDYRFAIQNPDNYKAELKTNETDFAKKKPEIKWTGYLKYQFLEKEGNNSAYHTSTYLGSKKVLNLGVGFTHLPKATYYLPKENVSDMEYYDLNHWAVDLFYDTPINKENNEAITSYLSYISYNFGKDYIRNVGANNPATGVNQNTSFNGKGNAFPMMGTGNTLFFQMGYLMSNTLLGTNKGQLQPNISIQYSDFDKLDDPMLVYDFGINWYFSGHNNKLSLGFQNRPIFNTVTNEIVVTERKNMAVLQYQMNIN comes from the coding sequence TATACTATTATATGCACAATCCAACAATAAGTTAAAACTCAATTTTGACGAATCTGGCAACTCTTATATCAAAGCCAATATTGCGAGTCAACTGTGGTTGAGATATGCCGAAATGAATCCGGGTACTACAATAAATGACGCTGAAATTAAGAATACTTATGAAGTTTCTATGCGAAGACTGCGTATTGGGATTTCAGCTCAATTAACTCCAAAACTATTAATAGTATCTTCGTTTGGCGGTAACAATTTGAATTATAATACTGATAAAACTTTTCAGTTTAAAGTCCTTGATTTATATGCAGAATATAAATTTAGTGACGCTATTAAAGTCGGAATTGGAAAATCTGGACACCAAGGTCTTAGCCGGGTTGATTCTAGAAGTTTTAAGTCTTTATTGACACTTGATGCACCAATTTTTAGTTTAAGTACTGTTAATAAAATTGATGATGAAGCCAGAAACTTAGGTTTATTTGCTAAAGGGCAAATCGGAAAAGTGGATTATCGTTTTGCTATACAAAATCCTGATAATTATAAGGCTGAACTCAAAACAAATGAAACTGATTTCGCTAAGAAAAAACCAGAAATTAAATGGACTGGTTATTTAAAATATCAATTTTTAGAAAAAGAAGGAAATAATAGTGCATACCACACCAGCACCTATTTAGGAAGTAAAAAAGTACTAAACCTTGGGGTCGGATTTACACATTTACCTAAAGCCACCTACTATTTGCCAAAAGAAAATGTAAGCGATATGGAATATTACGATTTAAACCATTGGGCAGTAGATTTATTTTATGATACACCGATAAACAAAGAAAATAACGAAGCAATCACTTCTTATTTGTCTTATATAAGTTACAATTTTGGCAAAGATTATATTAGAAATGTAGGTGCTAACAATCCAGCTACTGGAGTTAATCAAAACACTTCTTTTAATGGAAAAGGTAATGCATTTCCAATGATGGGCACTGGTAATACTCTATTTTTTCAAATGGGCTATTTAATGAGTAATACATTATTAGGTACAAACAAAGGGCAATTACAGCCTAATATTTCAATACAATATTCAGATTTTGATAAGCTAGATGACCCAATGCTTGTTTATGATTTTGGTATAAACTGGTATTTTAGTGGTCACAATAACAAACTTAGTTTAGGCTTTCAAAACAGACCTATTTTTAATACAGTAACTAATGAAATTGTTGTAACAGAAAGAAAAAATATGGCTGTCTTGCAATATCAGATGAACATAAATTAA